Genomic window (Nitrospinota bacterium):
ATCAACGTGCGATGGGTTTGAGGAAGTAAAAATTTCCCTTTTACCCTGAGGCTCGCCTGGGCGTGGATGCAAATTCCCCCTCGCGGGAGCGAGGTCAAGCCAGCTGCGCCTGGGCGGTTTTTGTCAAGGTCTGAAAGGCATCCTGGTTGTGGATGGCAAGATCGGAGAGAACTTTACGGTCAAGTTCAATATTGGCGAGCTTCAGTCCGTGCATGAACTTGCTGTAGGTCAATCCGTTTGCTCTCACTGCGGCATTGATGCGAGCGATCCACAGGCGTCGAAATTCACGTTTGCGAACTTTCCGATCCCGATAGGCATAACACAGCCCTTTTTCAACGGATTCTCTAGCCTTTCGATAAGCCTTGCTTCGTACACTCCGGTACCCGGAGGCTAAATCAAGTATTTTTTTTCGTCTTTTTCTTGAAACGGTTCCATTTACTGCGCGAGGCATTCACTCTCTCCTATATATTGTTTAGCGATCCCCTAGTAGGGAATCAAGACTTTAATGCGTTTAGCATCTCCAGGGGACAAGATCCTGGATTTTCTTAAATTTCGTTTCGTCTTGGTACTTTTGCTGGTCAGGATGTGGCTGGCACCGGCGTGGTTCCCCTTGATTTTCCCTGTACCGGTTTTCCTGAAACGCTTGGCGGCGCCTTTGTTGGTTTTCATTTTTGGCATGGATAGTCTCTCGATTGATATCTGTTCAAAAAATTTGTTTTGCCGTCACTGGCCTTTCTTCTTGCCTTTTGGCGCAAGGATCACAATCAGTGTCCGGCCTTCCTGCTTGGCGGCGGTCTCGACCGCTGCAATTTCATCGGTTGCGGCAATGACCCGGTTGAGCAATTTTACGCCGTTTTCGCGATGAACGATTTCTCGGCCTTTAAAAAATATAACCACTTTGGCCTTGTCTCCCGCTTCAATGAAACGAAAAACGTGCTTCAGCTTGAAATCAAAATCATGCTGGTCGGTATTGGGCCTGAATTTAACTTCCTTCAGGTGGACGATCTTTTGGTTCTTCTTGGCTTCGTGCGCTTTTTTACTCTGACGGTATTTGAATTTCCCGAAATCCATGATGCGGCAAACGGGGGGCTTGGCCTGAGGCGCTACTTCAACAAGATCCAGATTCTGTTCCATTGCCATACTGATCGCTTCTTCGGTGAGGAATACTCCCATCTGCTCTCCGTCGTCACTGATGACACTGACTTCTTTAACTCGAATCATTTTATTGATGCGTTGCTTATTGTCGTTAATTAAGGGTCCTCCTCATAAAAAGGTGTTTATAAGCAATCGATGGTTTTGTCTCGTACATTGGTTCTTATTTCTTCGAGAAAGGCGTCTATGTCCATCGTTCGAGTTTCCTTGGCCCGGCGCTTCCTGACGGCAAGCGTCAGGGTCTCGACTTCCTTTTCACCCAAAACAATCATATATGGGATCTTCTGTAACTGGGCTTCCCTGATTTTGAACCCAATCTTTTCATTACGCAAGTCTTTTTCTACCCGGATCTCTTCCTTTTCGAGGAGTCGGGTCAACTCTTCTACATAAGGAAGCTGGTTATCGGTGATCGGAAGCAGGATGACCTGGGTCGGCGCGAGCCATAAAGGAAAAGCGCCGGCATAATGCTCAATCAGGCATCCGAAAAAACGCTCCAGGGAGCCCATCAGGGCGCGATGGATCATGATCGGCTGCTGACGCTGACCATTTTCCTCAATATAACTGATGTTGAACCGCTGGGGAAGGTTAAAATCGACCTGCACGGTCGAAACCTGCCAGTAACGGTTCAAGCTGTCCTTGATTTTGATGTCGATTTTGGGACCATAAAACACGCCTTCCCCAGGATCGATTTCATAGGCAAGATCGGATTTCTCCAAGGCCGCTTTCAGGGCATGGGTGGCTTTTTCCCAATCTTCCTGCTCGCCGACGAATTTTTCCGGCTGGGTGCTGAGATAGACTTTGTACTCTTCAAACCCGAAGGACTTGAGAACGAATAGAATCAGATCCAGCACCTTGACGATTTCTTCTTCAAGCTGGCTGGGACGGCAAAACAGATGCGCGTCGTCCTGGGTGAAGCCGCGAACCCGCAAAAGACCATGCAGAACGCCGGAACGCTCATAGCGGTAAACCGTGCCAAATTCCCCGAAACGGATGGGAAGGTCGCGGTAGCTACGCAGGTGGCTCTGAAAAATTTGAATATGAAACGGGCAGTTCATGGGTTTCATCACATATTCCTTGCCCTCGATATCCATGGGCGAGAATATGTTTTCTTTATAGAAAGCCATGTGTCCGCTGGTTTTCCATAAGTCCACTTTGGCGGCGTGCGGGCTGTAAACCATCTCATAGCCGTTTTTATAGTGCTCTTTTTTCCAGAAGTCTTCGATCAGGCCGCGGATTCTCGCGCCCTTGGGATGCCACAGGATCAGCCCCGGTCCGATTTCATCGGTCACTGAATACAAATCCAGTTCTTTTCCGAGTTTGCGGTGGTCGCGTTTCTTGGCTTCTTCCAGTCGATTCAGGTATTGGCGAAGTTCTTTATCATTATGCCAGGCGGTCCCGTAGATTCTCTGCAACACGGGGTTGCGCTCATCCCCACGCCAGTAGGAGGCGGAGGTGTGCAACAGCTTGAACGATTTTAAATCTTTGGTGGAGCCGACGTGCGGGCCACGGCAAAGGTCCGTGAACTCCCCTTGCGTGTAAACCGACAAGGCTTGATCGGAATCGATGTCGTCGATGATCTCTTTCTTGAAAGATTCACCCAGCGAGTCGAACATCTTGAGCGCATCGGCTCGCGGGAGTTCCTGGCGGACGATTTCGAGATCTTTTGCTACAATTTCCTTCATCAAGGCTTCTATTTTTTCCAGATCTTCCGGCACAAACGGTTGTTCCCGGGAAAAGTCATAATAGAACCCGTCTTCAATCACGGGGCCGATCGTCACTTTAGTTTCGGGATACAACTGCTTCACAGCCTGCGCCATCAAATGGGCGGCACTGTGGCGGATGGTTTCCAGATCGTAATTTTCAGTTGTCTTGCTCATTTTTACTTTCCGTGGTTCTCCGGTTTACACTATTGTTCCTGATCGGCAATGTACCGGCACATTGCCTGCTTGACACCAACCGCTGGGTTGTAAGGGATATCCTTTAAGGGAAGGAGAAACTTAAAGCTTTGCAAAAACGCACTTTATACTGTCCTGATCGTGCGCTTGAGCGGAGGTTTCTATTTACCCTGGGGAATCGAAAAATAGGCGCGGGCGGTTTCGAACCGCCGACCCCTTGCATGTCAAGCAAGTACTCTACCCCTGAGCTACGCGCCTGAATTCGTTATGGTTGCCTATTTTAGAGGGAAACCGCCATTTGTCAAGCAGAGTCCCACTGCTGGTAAAGTTTTGCCGCTGATTATTGCCGTAAAACCCCTAAACAACCCTTGAATTTATTGCCTATTCTTTAATCAAGACGGTTGGCTATAAATTTCGCTTCCCCTGTCTTTAAACGTTTTTGACATCTCTTTCATGCCCTCTTCAAGGGCTTTTTCCTCTTCAAGTCCCTTTTTCTGGGCGTAATCCCGGACATCCTGAGTGATTTTCATGGAACAGAAATGCGGGCCGCACATCGAGCAGAAATGCGCCACCTTGGCGGATTCCGAGGGCATGGTTTCATCGTGATACGCCCGCGCCCGTTCCGGGTCGAGGGACAGGTTGAACTGATCCTCCCAGCGGAACTCAAAACGCGCCTTGCTCAAGGCGTCGTCCCGCACCCGGGCTCCCGGATGGCCCTTGGCCACATCGGCGGCGTGGGCGGCAATTTTGTAAGTGATAACCCCTTCTTTCACGTCGTCGCGGTTGGGAAGCCCCAGATGCTCCTTGGGGGTCACGTAACAGAGCATGGCGCATCCGAACCAGCCGATCATGGCGGCGCCGATGCCGCTGGTGAAGTGGTCGTAGCCCGGAGCGATGTCGGTGGTTAAAGGGCCTAAGGTGTAAAAAGGCGCTTCATGACATTCCTTGAGCTGTTTTTCCATGTTTTCCTTGATCAGGTGCATGGGCACATGGCCGGGGCCTTCGATCATGGTCTGGACTTCATATTTCCAGGCGACTTTGGTGAGTTCCCCCAGCGTTTCCAACTCGGCAAACTGGCCTTCGTCATTGGCGTCGGCGCTGGAGCCGGGACGCAGGCCGTCTCCCAAAGAGAAGCTGACGTCATAAGCCTGCATGATTTCGCAGATATCTTCAAAATGGGTGTAGAGGAAATTTTCCTTGTGATGCGCCAGACACCATTTGGCCATGATGGCGCCGCCGCGGGAAACGATGCCCGTGACCCGTTTTGCGGTCATGGGGACATAAGACAAGAGCACGCCGGCATGAATGGTGAAATAGTCCACCCCTTGTTCCGCCTGCTCGATGAGAGTGTCGCGGTAGATCTCCCAGGTCAGCTCCTCCGCCTTGCCTTCAACTTTTTCCAATGCCTGATAAATCGGCACGGTGCCGATGGGTACGGATGAATTGCGAATGATCCACTCCCTCGTATCGTGAATATTTTTTCCGGTGGAGAGGTCCATCACCGTGTCTGCGCCCCAGCGGGTGGCCCAGACCATTTTTTCCACTTCCTCCTCGATGGAGGAGGTGACGGCGGAATTGCCGATGTTGGCGTTGATTTTCACCAGAAAATTTCTGCCGATGATGATCGGCTCGATTTCAGGATGATTGATATTGACCGGGATGATGGCGCGTCCCAGGGCAATCTCGTCGCGGACAAACTCGGGGGTGATTTCATCGGGGATGCTGGCTCCAAAGGAATTGCCTCGGAGGCGGTGTTCCCGGTTGGCGTCCTGATCCAGTTCGACGCGCCGCTGGTTTTCACGGATGGCGATATACTCCATCTCAGGAGTAATGATGCCTTTTCGGGCATAATGCATCTGGCTCACATTTTTACCGGGTTTGGCACGCAGAATCTGCATTCCTTCGCGGTTGAACTGCTGGGTGATTTCGGTTTGCTCAGGACGCTTGTGACCATTGTCAACCGGAAGGACGGCTCGACCTTCGTAGGCTTCGACATCTCCCCGGTCTGAAATCCATTTAGCTCGAATAGGCGCAAGCCCTTTGTGGGGGTCGATTTTTACATTGGGGTCGGTGTAAGGCCCGGAGGTGTCGTAGACGAGAATGGAACCATTGGACGCGGCACCGTTGCCGCCATTCCCCGAATGGGGCGCGCTATCCGTTAACGTTATTTCCCTGAAGGGAACGCGGATGTCCTTGTGTATGGAGCCTGCGACATATATTTTTTTGGAATTGGGGGACAGGGGGTGCGTGGTCAATTGATTGAGCCGGCTGCCATTGCTGGGTGTATTGTCGGTCATGTTGTTTATCTCCTTCCGAAGAATTTCATATATTCAAAGGATTCTTGTTTTATATCGGGACCGTTCCAGATGCCAGAGATTAAGGCGACTCCGAAGGCTCCTTGATCCAGAACGGGTGGGACTCGGTCTTTACTAATTCCTCCCAATGCGAGAACAGGAATTTTAATTTCCCGGCAGACTTCCTGCAATCGGTCCAGCCCCTGGGGCGGACCGAACTCCTTCTTGGAAGGCGTTTCGTATATCGGGCTGAAGGTTATGAAGTCAGCTCCTCCCAATTCTGCCTGGCGCGCGCTTTCCAGGGAGTGCGTGGATACGCCGATCAGCAGGTTGGGGAAATTCTTTCGAACTTTTTCCACGGGAGCGCTGGCTTCTGTAAGATGTACGCCTTCAGCGCCCGTTTGATGGGCGATGTCCGCCCGTTCATTTATAAATAACTTTGCGCCGTACTTTTCCGTCGCTAACTTAACTTTTTGGGCCAATTTTAAAAGTTCCTCGGTGCTGAGGTCTTTTTCCCGTAATTGCACGGCCCGAACACCGCCTTCAAGGGCTAGTTCCAGACAGGGCAAAAAATCGTGCTCCGAAAAACAGGAGCGCTGGGTGATCAGGTACACTTTGAGATCATCCAGAGGATGCATTGTCTTTGCCCGTGCTAACGATGCAATTTCTTTGATTTGGTTTGCCTCATTAGAATCTCCCCGGCCCCCAACTCAAAACTAAAAATAGTAGCACAGGCTTTCCAGCCTGTGCATTCACATAGACTTTTCACACAGGCTGGAAAGCCTGTGCTACTGAAAACCTGTAGGGCTGACGATTACTTCTGCCTTCATGCCTTGCTGGTTAAATATCTATCAACCCTTCCAACGGACTGCTGGCGGATGCGTATAATTTTTTAGGAATCCTGCCCGCTTCAAAAGCCAGCCTGCCGCTCTCGACCGCCATTTTCATGGCCAAAGCCATTTTTAACGGGTCACGGGCTCCGGCGATGGCGGAGTTCATCAACAAGCCGGTCACACCCAGTTCCATGGCCAGGCTGGCGTCGGATGCGGTGCCGACACCGGCGTCTATAATTACGGGTACCTTGACCGCTTCCAGAATCAGCCTGATGTTGTAAGGGTTGCGAATGCCTAAGCCAGAGCCGATCGGCGCGGCCAGAGGCATGACGGCGACACAGCCCAGGTCTTCGAGTTTTTTGCACAATACGACATCGTCCGTACAATAGGGCAATACCTGAAACCCGTCCTTGACCAGCAACCGGGAGGCTTCGAGCGTGGCCTCGTTGTCGGGGAATAAGGTTTTTTCATCGCCGATGACTTCCACTTTGACGAAATTGCCCAACCCGGCTTCCCGGGCCAGCTGACAGGTCATGACCGCTTCCTTCACGGAATAGCAACCGGCGGTGTTCGGTAGAAATATGTATTTTTTGGGATCGAGGTGGTTGAGCAGCGATTCCTTGGTGGTGTCCAGCTCGATGCGGCGGACGGCTACGGTCACGATTTCGGCGCCGGAAATTTCAATCGCTCGACGAGTTTCTTCAAAGGAAGCGTATTTCCCCGTGCCGACGATCAATCGTGACGTCAGGGTTTTATCGCCAATTTTAAAACTGTTCTTTTCTGCGGCGACTGTATTTTCCATGGGAAATGATGTTCCTCCCAAACGTGTTTTTAATCGGGTTAAACTCCGCCGCCAACTGCGTGGACGATCTCTATGGTATCGCCCTCTTGAACGGCGGTGGTCGGGTACTGCGATCTGGGAACGACCTGATGATTGACGGCCACGGCGATGTTGGGAGCTACAATTTTCAGCTCTTCTACCAGTTCGGTCACGGTATTACTGGAATGAATTTCCCGTTCTTCACCGTTAATCGTCAGCTTCACCGAGATTCCCCATTTTAACTTCATTAAACAAAATCCAGCTTTCTCCATTACGTATGAAAGTAGAACTGAATCTTTCTGGTGTGTTGTTTGGGTAAGATTTCTGCGGGAGGGACCGATAAAACAAAACTGCAACCCGATCATCGGGATTGCAGTCTGAAGAAATGGCAGCACATCTGAATAAGATAGCTTCACTTCCCTTCGCTGGCATAATCCAGATCAGGTTCCAAGGGTCATCCTTACGGAAATCTCAGTTGGTGCAACACCCCTAGTGAAGTGACTAGCATTCGATAGTTTTACTTTTATGTCAAGAGTTATTGACGGAATTTTAAAAAAGAGTGATAATTCAAACTATGACTATGAATTTAAAAACGTTAAGCAGATTTTGTGTTATTGGACTCCTGGTGTGCATTCAGGCGTGCGCCAGCAATCCTCTCGGTTACTTTTCTGAAAAACCTTATTTTACGGCCCCGCAGGGACAAATGACAAGAGAGGACCGGGAGCTTTTTGACCGGGCCTTGTTCCGGCAGGAGAACAACAGGAGTGCGGCGGCGATCAAGGTGTGGAAACAATTCCTGCAGAAATATCCGCGTTCTTTTGAGGCTCACAATAACCTGGGCCTGGTTTATTTTGGAGACGATCAAGTGGGCCCGTCCATTGTCGAATTTGAAACCGCCCTGTCGCTGGAGCCAAACGACGAGAAAATCAAAAATAATCTGGTCCGGGTGCTCATGTTCAAGTCCACCCTCCTTAATGAAGCCAGGGATTACAACGGCGCGGTCGATACCCTGAAACAGGCGCAGGAACTTTCTTCACCGGAGCAGAAGGAGAAAATCGGTTTTATTATTGAGAAGTTTGAAGATAAAGTTTTCGAGCAAGCCAAACAATCCAACACGTTGCAAGCTTACGAAGGTTTCCTCAAACGTTTTCCAAACAGCGGGAAAAAAGCCGATGAAGCGCGGACGAAAATAGCAGGACTGAAGCCAATAAGTTCTGAAGTGAGTGAAACTGCGCTGGATGGCATGCAAACGGAAGATTCTTCACCAGCCGTTTCGCCGGGTGGTACAGAGATTCCGGACAGTGATCCCGCGCCTGCAATGGCGAAGACAGGTGATGAGGACATGGAGAAAGATATTTCCGGGGCTGAAAGCTCGATCCTGGAAAGTGCGGACAAAGGGCACATGGATGAAGTTGGCTCCCCCATGAAAGAAGGGGCCGGGAAAATCATGGAAACAGCCGAAAAAGCTGAGGAACGGCCTTTGATTGAAAGTCTGGATGAGGGAATTGTTCCCGAGCAACCGCAAGAAGTTGTGCGCAGTGTCGATCGTCCTATAGAAATCGCCACGCAACCGGAGCCCAAACCCTCCACCGGCACCGATCTTTTCCCCGCTCAAGAGCCGCCGGAAGTTGCCAATCTGTTTGACTCTCTTGAAGGGAGCCAGCCGCCGAAAAAGATCGTGGAGATCGTCACTCGCAATGATCCGCTCAGAGTCAGGGAAGAACCTTCCTCGAACTCCAGGGTTCTTGGTACCGTGGATAAGGGTTCGCAGTTCCCCTTTGTCAGAGAACAGAATGGATGGTATAAGGTTCAATTTTCCTCGGGCCAAATGGGTTGGGTTTCAAAAAAATTCTCGCGGCTGATGGAATAACTCTCCAGGTTGGGCGATCTAACCTGAAATATTGAGGCAGGCTTGCCCTTGCGATTTTCCAAATCCGATTTGCTCCGGGAAAACTTTGAATAGGGTTGAGTAAAAACCAGTCTCATCATGACCACGATTGCGCAGGAAGAACTCGATCAATTGATTGCCAATGAATGGCAATATCTGGACTCCAAAAAAGGCGAATGGAGCCTCCTGGAAGGTGAGCAGGACATGGAGGTTTTGGAACATATTCTAAGATGTATTCTGCACTTGGGAAGCACACGGACATTCGGAAACGATTTCCGGGAATGCGTGAAGGTACAAAACCCGGATGGCGGCTGGTCTAAAGTGTCTCATGCCAACCAGACCTCGATGTGGATCACGACGTTTGTGGCCTTGAAACTTTGCCGGGGCAACCTCATTTTGCAGGACCCTGAGATCGAGGCTGCCATTCAACGGGCGCTGGAATACGTGCTGTCCACTCAGGAAGCGGACGGGCATTGGAACGACCCTGAATGGTCGCACCTGGATACCACCTGCTCGGTGACTTGTTTTCTAACCATCTATCAGGTCACGCATGACAGGCAGAGTGAAGAAAGGATTAACAAGGCGAGAATCGGCGGCTTTGAGTTTGTCAAGAACTGGCAACAGGACTCCGGGTTATGGAAGGATAACACCTTTCATCCTGCCGGCATTGAAACCACCGCTCATCTGATGCAATACACCCTCGTGCCAGCGTATTTTATGGATGGAATTGATTACGCCGAAAAACTTTGCATGGATGTCGCCGACTCGCTGGCAGGAGAACAAGCGGCCAATGGCTCCTGGGACCAGGAAAACATGGATCACACGATGGATGCCTGCCGCAATCTGATGCTGGTTGCCGATACGTTTGGCAAGCGTGAAAAATTCACGCCCTTCATTGCAAAAGGCGTTCGCTGGCTCATCGACGAAAAAAACGACCAGGGCTGGGGCGACTTTCCAGAAGAACCCAGTAACGTGGAACGCACGGCGGACGGTCTGGACACGCTGCTTAAGTTCAGAAGATTTTGTTCCGGCGACCCTATGTCGCATTTCTGGGCCTACAGTAAATAGACGGGTTGCGCGAACGGAGGGAAGTTTCCCTTTGGCCGGTTTAAATATTTTTTCACTTCTGATCCAGGCATTGTCATTTCTTCCTGGAGATCAATACCAGTCAACTTATGGAAGCAATTATTCTTTTAGCCGGATACGGGTCGCGCCTGAACCGGCAGGACATTCCCCACAAAGCGTTATTGCCTTTCAGCGGCGGCACTCTTCTTTCCCGCCACCTTTCCTGTTTGCAGGAACTGGGAATCGAACGCACGCACCTGATTCTGGGGCACAACAAAGAGAAGGTTGAGAGCTATGTTCGGGGCTTACAGCTCGAGTTGCCCATCGAATTCATCGATAACAAGGTTTATCGAACCACCGGAAACACGCTTTCGATGGTAATGGGGCTCAGGCAATGCTCAGGTGATGTCCTCATTCTGGATGGAGATGTTCTTTACCCGCGGCGGATTTTAATCGATTATGTGCGGGCGTCAGGCCCGACTTCTTTCGCGTTGACTCCCGGAGAAATTGATGACGAAGAATCATCGAAGGCGTTGTTGAAGGCATCCGGGGACATTCATGCGTTTATCACCAAACGGCATTTCACCGAGGAAGAGAAAAACGGATTTGCGTTTGGCGGGGAAGCGATCGGGTTTTTTAAACTCTCAGCAGTCAACGTGAATCGATTTGTGGATTTGTACGAGCAACACGAAGCCGAGTACGAGAAAGTTCTCTGGGAAATCCCGTTCACCGAATTTGCTCGTGACGTGGACCTTGCGGCCTGGAGCACGACCCAGCCGGGTTGTTTTGAAATCGACACGCAGGAAGAGTACGAACACGCTCTTGATTATTTCGGGCGCCATCGCGATATTTACGGTTGATGGAACGATTGCGCTACTGAACGGGGTGGGACTCGGAATCTTTCCCTCAGAAGGCATAGCCCAGAGAGAGAATCCAATTGACGTCGTTTTTCCTCACGCCGGTTCCGGGGTTGCTGTTAATGAGGGCATAGCCTCTGCCTGACGGGGATTTCACTTTGATTTGACCGGGGGTGGAGGGCAGAAACCGTCCTTTGATGGTTTTGCCGTTGTTGAGAACAATTTTGGCGGGCTTTGCGGTAAGGATCTTTTTGATCTCGGAAGTTTGTATTTGAATGGTTTCGGAATAACCCGTTGCCAGCGTCAGGACACCGCCCTTCATTGTTTGTACGGTTCCCTGGAAACGGTCTCCGTTTTTCATTAGGATTTTATCGGCGGAGGCCTCTGTCGTGAAAAGCAGTACGATCAGCACACCCCCCACCATTGGATTTTCCTCCCTTTCACTTGCAGAGACTTTTCAACCACCTTTTGAACGGGTATTTTAATTATCTGGCAAACCTTGAGCAGGAAGAACCTCGGCAGTTCTATATTGAAATGAATCCGCAATCTGGGATGTTGTTTCATTTAACGTATCAAACTTCAGGGCAAGGATAAAATTGAAATTTGTATTGGTTGACAAAAAGTTGAAGGATAGTGATAAAAATTTTTTAATGCGGTTGTAAATTTTTAAAGACCTCCATTCTCATGTCAGGCATCCTATAAGCCACGGGTAGGTTGTGTGGACGGCAGTGGAATTTTTGCAGGAAGGGGTTTGGATGTTAACCAAATACAAGGCGGTGTTTTTCGACGTTGGCGGGACTCTGCTGCGCGTGCATCCATCGGTCGGGGAAGTTTATACCCGGCATGCCCGGAGCTACGGGTTTTCCGGTGACGCGGCAGATGTGGACAAGCAATTCCGTCTGCAATGGAACGCGATGGGCGGCATTGAATCGCTGGGTCGGCAAAGTGGAATGACGATAGAGAAAAAATTCTGGCGGGATCTTGTATTTCAAGTGTTCGAACATTTTGGCGGTTTGCAGGATTTTGAAAATTATTTCGAGCAGATCTACGATGTGTTCCGGAAAAAGGACTGCTGGCGGGTTTATGAAGATGTTTTAGAGTCGGGCATTCTGGAAAAATTAAAGCGCCGAGGGGTTATTTTGGGAGTCGTTTCGAACTGGGATTCACGACTTCAAGACACTCTGGATGATATCGGGCTGGCCCGGCATTTCGATTTTATCCTCGCGTCAACGGTGGTGGGGTCGGCCAAACCGGATCAAAAGATATTCGCTGAGGCGTTAAAATTGAGCGGAGTCCGCGCGGAGGAAGCCTGCCACATCGGCGACGAACCGCTGACGGACATCAAGGGGGCAAGGCTCGCGGGAGTGGATGGGATTCTCATCGACCGGACCGGGCGGCATGCAGATTTCCCGGCTCTAAAAGTGAGTTCTTTTCTGGAGATGGTTTGACCGGGGTTTGTCTTTATGGCTTGTAACCGATGACTCCGTCCAGTTTGGCTTTTGAGAAAGTGGC
Coding sequences:
- a CDS encoding NTP transferase domain-containing protein, whose protein sequence is MEAIILLAGYGSRLNRQDIPHKALLPFSGGTLLSRHLSCLQELGIERTHLILGHNKEKVESYVRGLQLELPIEFIDNKVYRTTGNTLSMVMGLRQCSGDVLILDGDVLYPRRILIDYVRASGPTSFALTPGEIDDEESSKALLKASGDIHAFITKRHFTEEEKNGFAFGGEAIGFFKLSAVNVNRFVDLYEQHEAEYEKVLWEIPFTEFARDVDLAAWSTTQPGCFEIDTQEEYEHALDYFGRHRDIYG
- a CDS encoding HAD-IA family hydrolase, which gives rise to MLTKYKAVFFDVGGTLLRVHPSVGEVYTRHARSYGFSGDAADVDKQFRLQWNAMGGIESLGRQSGMTIEKKFWRDLVFQVFEHFGGLQDFENYFEQIYDVFRKKDCWRVYEDVLESGILEKLKRRGVILGVVSNWDSRLQDTLDDIGLARHFDFILASTVVGSAKPDQKIFAEALKLSGVRAEEACHIGDEPLTDIKGARLAGVDGILIDRTGRHADFPALKVSSFLEMV